The following is a genomic window from uncultured Propionivibrio sp..
ACGCATCGGGAAGATCCTTGAACGCGCGGTGCAACAGGTACGCACGATTCGGCAGATGCAGGTCTTCCGGGACGCGCTGACCATTGGAGACGTAATGCAACGTCAACTGGTGCCGGATCACCGCATCCAGGGGCGCGGCCAACCCGGCCGCCTCGTCGACCTTGCTCAGAATGCACCCAGCGAGGTCCGGACCGCCATAGGCGCGCACCACATCATCAAGCGTATCGCCGCGCGCGGTGGCCGCCAGCAATAGCAATCGCTTCACATTGCCGGCACTGAACATCGCCGCCTGCTCGCCGACCATCTTGTCGCGCTGGCTCATGCCCATTGTATCGATCAGCACCATGTGCTTGTGCTGCAGGTCGGCAAGCGTCTGCTGCAGTTCCTGCGCATCCTTCACGAGATACACCGACACCCCGAGAATCCGCCCGTAAATGCGCAGTTGTTCGTAGGCACCGATCCGGTACCCGTCCGTCGTAATCAGGGCCACCTTGCCGGCGCCGTGACGCAACACGCAGCGCGCCGCCAGTTTCGCGGTGGTCGTTGTCTTGCCGACGCCGGTCGGGCCGACCAGCGCGTAAACCCCGCCGCGATCGACGATATCGGAAGCCTCGGAAATCGTCTTCAGCGCCCGGTCGGCCGACTGCTTCGCCCACGCAAGCGCATTGCCGGCATTCAGATCGCCCGGCAACTCGGCGAGCAGGTCCCGCGAAAAGCTCGGTGAAAAACCGGCGTCAAGCATCTGGCGCAAAATCTCCGATTTGACCGGTTCGCTGCGCACACTTTCCCCCCAGGCGCTTCCAGCCAGATGCTGCTCAACCATACGCCGCAGCGAACGGATTTCTTCCATCATTTCAGCGGAAACGATCTCGGCCTGACCACGACTCTCCGCGCGTAATGCGGTTCGATCGATCTGTGGCACAGGACGCGGCGCGAGCGGGGGCACCGCCGCTTCCCGGCGCGGCTGAGGCGCTCTCTGCTCTGTCGAGGACAGGCTGACGGTATAGTCATCGTCACGCTCGCGCTCAACCGGCGCCACCGGCGGAAGAATCGTCTCCATGTCGCTGGCCGCGACCGCCATGATTTCGACCCCGCCCGGAATTGCCCGATTGGACAGGATGATCGCTTCCGGGCCAAGCATTTCCTTGACCTTGCGCAACGCGTCACGCGCGTTGGCAGCGATAAATTTCCTGACGTTCATGCCCTGCCTCCGATAATCGAGGTAACTTTAATAATCTTGGTTTCCGGAACTTCGCCGTGCGCCAGCACCTTGAGCTGCGAAATGCCCCGGCGCAAGAAGCGCGACAACAGCGTCCGCAAATTGCCCGGCACCAGCAGCACCGGCGGCAGTCCAAGTTCTTCCTGACGCTGCGCCGCTGCAGCGGTTTCGCGAATCAGCGTGTCGGCCAGCCCGGGTTCGATACTGGCGTTGTCCCCGCCTCCGGCGATCGCCTGGTGCAACACACGTTCGAGTTGCGGGTCGAGCGACATCACCTGCATTTCGCTGCCGCTCGGGTAGAGCTGCTGGACAATCGAGCGCCCCAGCGCGACACGAACCTGAGCGGTCAGCAACTCCGGATCCTGCGAACGAACAGCCACTTCCGCCAGCGTTTCGATGATCGTGCGCATGTCGCGGATATGGATCCCCTCTTCAAGCAGGTTCTGCAAGACCTTCTGCACCACGCCAAGCGGAAGGACCTTCGGCACCAGATCTTCGACCAGCTTCGGCATTTCCTTCGACAGGTGATCGATCAGCGCCTGCGTTTCCTGACGGCCGAGCAATTCGGCGGCATGCGTCAGAATCAGATGGTTGAGGTGTGTCGCCGTCACCGTGCTTGCATCAACGACCGTATAACCGTAGGCCTGCGCCTGATCACGCAGGGTCGCGTCGATCCACACGGCCGGCAAACCGAAGGCCGGATCCTGCGTGACGATACCCGGCACGTCACCGGCCACGCGCCCGGGATTGATCGCCAGCAGGCTGCCCGGGAAAGCTTCGCCCTTCCCAATCTCGACGCCCTTGAGCAGGATGCGATAGACATTCGGCTTGAGTTCGAGGTTGTCGCGAATATGCACCGGGGAAACCAGGAACCCGACCTCCTGTGCAAACTTCTTGCGGATACCGCGAATCCGGCGCAACAGTTCGCCATCCTGCGCTTTATCGACCAGTGGTATCAGCCGATAGCCGACCTCGACGCCGAGCACGTCAAGCGGCGCCACATCCGCCCAACTCGCGTCGAGCGATTCGGGAGCGACAGTCGGCGCAACGGCCACTGGCACCGGAGGCGCCTGTCGTTCGCGCCTGTCCATGTCCCAGGCGAGCGCACCGAGGCACACCGCCAGCAGCAGGAAGACGAAATTCGGCATGCCGGGAATCAGCCCAAGCAAGCCGAGAATCGCAGCGGTCAGGCCGATCAGCCGCGGATTACGGAACAGTTGGGTGAGGAATTGCTCCGACAGGTCCTGCGAGTCGCCGACCCGCGTCACAACCATGCCGGCCGAGATCGAGATGATCAAAGCGGGAATCTGCGCGACCAGTCCGTCGCCGATCGTCAGCAGCGTGTAGGCCTTGGCCGCGGCGCCGATATCCATGCCGTGTTGCAGCACGCCGACGAACAAGCCACCGATGACGTTGATGAACATGATCAGGATGCCGGCGACGGCGTCGCCTCGAACGAATTTCGACGCACCGTCCATCGA
Proteins encoded in this region:
- the flhF gene encoding flagellar biosynthesis protein FlhF, which encodes MNVRKFIAANARDALRKVKEMLGPEAIILSNRAIPGGVEIMAVAASDMETILPPVAPVERERDDDYTVSLSSTEQRAPQPRREAAVPPLAPRPVPQIDRTALRAESRGQAEIVSAEMMEEIRSLRRMVEQHLAGSAWGESVRSEPVKSEILRQMLDAGFSPSFSRDLLAELPGDLNAGNALAWAKQSADRALKTISEASDIVDRGGVYALVGPTGVGKTTTTAKLAARCVLRHGAGKVALITTDGYRIGAYEQLRIYGRILGVSVYLVKDAQELQQTLADLQHKHMVLIDTMGMSQRDKMVGEQAAMFSAGNVKRLLLLAATARGDTLDDVVRAYGGPDLAGCILSKVDEAAGLAAPLDAVIRHQLTLHYVSNGQRVPEDLHLPNRAYLLHRAFKDLPDASPHRLGGVEPGLIMATTGQSKLAAGGRRG
- the flhA gene encoding flagellar biosynthesis protein FlhA, encoding MASAAMALQGLFRRLGVQQLAGPLLILLILSMMVLPLPPFMLDLFFTFNIAISVIVMLVAINVMKPLDFSVFPTVLLVTTLLRLSLNVASTRVVLLEGHTGPGAAGQVIDAFGHFLVGGNYAVGIVVFTILVIINFVVITKGAGRVAEVAARFTLDAMPGKQMAIDADLNAGLIGEDEARRRRSAIAEEADFFGSMDGASKFVRGDAVAGILIMFINVIGGLFVGVLQHGMDIGAAAKAYTLLTIGDGLVAQIPALIISISAGMVVTRVGDSQDLSEQFLTQLFRNPRLIGLTAAILGLLGLIPGMPNFVFLLLAVCLGALAWDMDRRERQAPPVPVAVAPTVAPESLDASWADVAPLDVLGVEVGYRLIPLVDKAQDGELLRRIRGIRKKFAQEVGFLVSPVHIRDNLELKPNVYRILLKGVEIGKGEAFPGSLLAINPGRVAGDVPGIVTQDPAFGLPAVWIDATLRDQAQAYGYTVVDASTVTATHLNHLILTHAAELLGRQETQALIDHLSKEMPKLVEDLVPKVLPLGVVQKVLQNLLEEGIHIRDMRTIIETLAEVAVRSQDPELLTAQVRVALGRSIVQQLYPSGSEMQVMSLDPQLERVLHQAIAGGGDNASIEPGLADTLIRETAAAAQRQEELGLPPVLLVPGNLRTLLSRFLRRGISQLKVLAHGEVPETKIIKVTSIIGGRA